In the Leptolyngbya sp. SIO1E4 genome, one interval contains:
- a CDS encoding outer membrane beta-barrel protein: MKTQLLSLMALGLTGAAVLAPAAQAQTAPTSYNYVGAGVGFGEIGDSSVGLAINSKLTLGNNVSVRPGIISDLDFSSDGETAFHVPITYDFNAISPDGKLFPYAGAGVAAITGDDSDIGPLLTAGVDYRITDKVTVNGAVNWSIYDNSQVNGVVGVGYTF; the protein is encoded by the coding sequence ATGAAAACTCAACTCTTATCCCTCATGGCATTGGGCCTCACCGGTGCTGCAGTTCTGGCTCCCGCGGCTCAAGCCCAAACCGCACCCACCAGCTACAACTATGTGGGTGCTGGCGTCGGCTTCGGTGAAATTGGCGACAGCAGCGTTGGCCTAGCTATCAACAGCAAACTCACCCTCGGAAACAACGTTTCCGTCCGTCCTGGCATCATCAGCGACCTCGACTTCAGCTCCGATGGCGAAACCGCTTTTCATGTGCCCATTACTTACGACTTCAACGCCATCAGCCCTGACGGTAAACTGTTCCCCTATGCTGGGGCTGGGGTTGCGGCGATCACAGGTGATGACAGCGACATTGGGCCACTGCTCACCGCCGGGGTTGACTACCGCATAACCGACAAAGTCACCGTCAACGGTGCCGTCAACTGGTCAATTTATGACAATAGCCAAGTGAATGGCGTGGTTGGGGTCGGCTATACGTTCTAA
- a CDS encoding endonuclease MutS2, with product MIQAETLTLLEWPRLCQHLSTFAATKLGAIAARRLVLPERLAISETLLAQTCEAALLDLNPPGLKFTGIQDIGDALERAERQGVLRGDELLAIAMTLAGARQLRRTIDGYETAELPTLQALVAELRTYPELEQDIHRCIDDRGKVADRASPKLGGIREKLKTQRSSIYQKLQRLLQRHSNAVQEAVITQRGDRFVIPVKAPQKDAIPGIVHDASTSGATLYVEPNSIIEMGNRLRQLRRQEQVEEEAVCRALTESVAEVYDDLEDLLRIVTTLDLATARARYGHWLGANAPRFVSSEEQVTLRQLRHPLLVWQQHHEDGSPVVPIDAIVHPRIRVVAITGPNTGGKTVTLKTLGLAALMAKAGMFIPAKEPVEIPWFDQILADIGDEQSIEQSLSTFSGHIRRIGRILEAVQGVDGGGEQEVGERGDEGDRGDEGDRGDEQDAGAGLSNALILLDEVGAGTDPSEGSALAIALLRHLADQARFTVATTHYGELKALKYEDERFENASVEFDDVSLSPTYRLLWGIPGRSNALTIARRLGLDGAIVEQAQSYVGMGTRQDVNQVIAGLEAQRRQQEGKTGETAKLLAETERLHREVSRKAEFLKERERELQLQQEQAVQAAIAEARKEIAQVIRRLQQGDPTAQDAQKATETVNAIAEKRQPKVNTPKPKPGFKPKEGDRVRIPSLGQTAEVQSDPDADGKLMVRFGLMKMTVSLEDIESLQGEKADIPKPKVAPPPPPSQPQAPAVRTSRNTFDLRGMRVAEAEAHLEEAIAGANGPIWIIHGHGTGKLRRGVQEFLKRHPQVAKFEAAEQADGGTGVTVAHVSFGG from the coding sequence TTGATCCAAGCTGAAACCCTCACCCTTCTGGAGTGGCCCCGCCTGTGTCAACACCTATCGACCTTTGCCGCGACGAAGTTAGGGGCGATCGCTGCCCGCCGGTTAGTGTTGCCCGAGCGCCTGGCTATCAGTGAGACTTTGTTGGCTCAAACCTGTGAGGCTGCCCTGCTAGATCTCAACCCACCAGGGCTAAAGTTTACGGGGATTCAAGATATTGGTGACGCGTTAGAGCGGGCTGAGCGGCAGGGCGTGCTGCGGGGAGATGAACTGCTGGCAATTGCAATGACCCTGGCGGGTGCCCGTCAGCTGCGCCGCACCATAGATGGATACGAAACGGCAGAATTACCGACCTTACAAGCTCTGGTGGCAGAACTGCGGACCTATCCAGAGCTGGAGCAAGACATTCATCGCTGCATTGACGATCGCGGCAAAGTGGCCGACCGGGCCAGTCCCAAATTGGGGGGCATTCGAGAAAAGCTCAAAACCCAGCGCAGCAGCATCTATCAAAAGCTGCAGCGGCTGCTGCAGCGCCATAGCAATGCGGTTCAAGAAGCGGTGATTACCCAACGGGGCGATCGGTTTGTGATTCCGGTCAAGGCACCCCAAAAAGACGCGATTCCGGGTATTGTGCACGATGCTTCGACCAGTGGAGCCACGCTATATGTCGAGCCCAATAGCATCATTGAGATGGGTAATCGCCTGCGGCAGCTGCGGCGGCAAGAGCAAGTAGAAGAAGAAGCGGTCTGCCGTGCCTTGACTGAGAGCGTTGCCGAAGTTTACGACGATTTAGAAGACCTGTTGCGGATCGTCACTACCCTGGATCTGGCCACTGCCCGGGCCCGGTACGGTCACTGGTTGGGGGCAAATGCCCCTCGCTTTGTGTCTTCAGAAGAGCAAGTGACCCTGCGCCAACTGCGTCATCCCCTCTTGGTGTGGCAGCAGCATCATGAGGATGGCAGCCCGGTGGTGCCTATTGATGCAATTGTCCATCCTCGCATTCGCGTTGTGGCTATTACTGGCCCCAATACCGGGGGCAAAACCGTAACGCTAAAAACCCTGGGCCTTGCCGCCCTGATGGCGAAGGCCGGAATGTTTATTCCCGCAAAAGAGCCGGTGGAAATTCCCTGGTTTGATCAAATACTGGCTGATATTGGCGATGAACAGTCGATTGAACAGAGTTTGTCCACATTTTCGGGGCATATCAGACGTATTGGGCGAATTTTAGAGGCTGTCCAAGGGGTGGATGGTGGCGGGGAGCAGGAAGTTGGGGAGAGAGGGGATGAGGGAGATAGGGGAGATGAGGGAGATAGGGGAGATGAGCAAGATGCTGGGGCCGGTCTTTCGAATGCTTTGATTCTTTTGGATGAGGTGGGTGCGGGGACTGATCCTAGTGAGGGGAGTGCTTTGGCGATCGCGCTGCTGCGGCATTTGGCTGACCAGGCACGGTTTACGGTGGCTACGACGCACTATGGGGAGCTGAAGGCGCTGAAGTATGAGGATGAGCGGTTTGAGAATGCGTCGGTGGAGTTTGATGATGTCAGTCTTTCGCCAACGTATCGCTTGCTGTGGGGAATTCCAGGGCGATCGAATGCGCTCACCATTGCGCGGCGGCTGGGGTTAGACGGGGCGATTGTGGAGCAGGCTCAGTCCTATGTGGGGATGGGAACTCGACAGGATGTGAACCAGGTGATTGCCGGACTGGAGGCCCAACGCAGGCAGCAAGAAGGCAAGACTGGGGAAACGGCGAAACTGCTGGCAGAAACCGAAAGGCTGCATCGAGAGGTGTCTCGTAAGGCAGAATTTTTAAAGGAGCGGGAGCGGGAACTGCAGCTGCAGCAGGAGCAGGCGGTTCAGGCTGCGATCGCAGAGGCCCGCAAGGAAATTGCTCAGGTGATTCGACGGCTGCAGCAGGGGGATCCGACAGCCCAGGATGCGCAGAAGGCGACCGAGACGGTCAATGCCATTGCCGAGAAACGGCAGCCCAAGGTCAATACGCCGAAACCGAAGCCAGGCTTTAAGCCCAAAGAGGGCGATCGCGTCCGGATTCCGAGCCTGGGGCAAACTGCAGAGGTGCAGAGCGACCCTGATGCAGACGGCAAGCTGATGGTGCGCTTTGGGCTGATGAAAATGACCGTTAGCCTGGAAGATATCGAGTCTCTCCAGGGGGAAAAGGCGGATATTCCTAAACCCAAGGTGGCTCCTCCACCGCCCCCCTCGCAGCCCCAAGCCCCAGCCGTGCGGACTTCTCGAAACACCTTTGATCTGCGGGGCATGCGGGTGGCGGAAGCGGAGGCTCACTTAGAGGAGGCGATCGCGGGGGCTAATGGCCCCATCTGGATCATCCATGGTCATGGGACGGGCAAATTGCGCCGGGGGGTGCAGGAATTCCTCAAGCGCCATCCCCAGGTGGCAAAATTTGAGGCGGCAGAGCAGGCAGATGGCGGGACAGGGGTGACAGTGGCCCACGTCTCCTTTGGGGGTTAA
- a CDS encoding DUF433 domain-containing protein, whose amino-acid sequence MQSTVDIGTLIIHTPEILGGRPHIRETRLSVQRVAAWYKKGLSAEEIVERIGTVSLAQVYAALAHYHANKLEIEAYLAEEKAAYQQASSDTKQPV is encoded by the coding sequence ATGCAATCAACTGTCGATATTGGCACCTTGATCATCCACACACCAGAGATTTTAGGCGGACGTCCCCATATCCGAGAAACCCGTCTATCTGTACAACGAGTTGCTGCCTGGTACAAAAAAGGCTTAAGTGCCGAAGAGATTGTTGAGCGGATTGGCACAGTGAGTTTAGCTCAGGTATATGCTGCGCTGGCCCATTATCATGCCAACAAGTTGGAAATAGAAGCTTATCTAGCAGAAGAAAAGGCAGCTTATCAGCAAGCGTCCTCTGATACGAAACAGCCTGTATGA